The proteins below come from a single Methyloprofundus sedimenti genomic window:
- a CDS encoding ferritin-like domain-containing protein, translating into MTLQQVLTEALEDEYKACAMYRKVIDKFGPVRPFVNIMEAEERHIAALIPLFEQYDIPIPEDIWSSRLQAPDTLREACQAGVDAEIENMAMYQRLLAATQEVDVSRVLSNLQAASKDNHLPAFERCLERGEGYGQTEHRGKNARARKGRHGK; encoded by the coding sequence ATGACCTTGCAACAAGTATTAACTGAAGCACTGGAAGATGAATATAAAGCCTGCGCCATGTACCGAAAAGTAATTGACAAATTCGGACCGGTTCGCCCTTTTGTTAACATCATGGAAGCCGAGGAACGACATATTGCTGCGCTAATACCTTTGTTTGAACAATATGACATCCCGATTCCTGAAGACATCTGGAGTTCGCGCCTTCAGGCTCCTGATACTTTGCGGGAAGCCTGTCAGGCCGGAGTGGATGCAGAAATCGAGAACATGGCCATGTATCAGCGACTGCTTGCAGCCACTCAGGAAGTGGATGTGTCTCGTGTGCTGTCCAATCTCCAGGCTGCATCAAAAGATAATCATTTACCGGCATTTGAAAGATGCCTGGAACGTGGTGAAGGCTATGGTCAAACAGAGCATCGTGGAAAAAATGCACGGGCAAGAAAAGGTCGGCATGGTAAATAA
- a CDS encoding class I SAM-dependent methyltransferase, giving the protein MAKITPFEDFSEIYDDWFEKHTDKYAAELLALKCFVPANAYGLEVGVGSGKFADPLGIKIGVEPSPKMADKARKLGIQVLSGIAEDLPIQNSTFDFVLMVTTICFVDDLKKSFQEAFRVLKKDGFILIGFIDKDSELGQVYRANKVKSHFYNIAEFFSTQEVLACLKESGFGNFETKQTIFPGKDTQRIEDGFGTGSFVVIKGFKINKASK; this is encoded by the coding sequence ATGGCAAAAATTACACCGTTTGAAGACTTTAGTGAAATATACGATGACTGGTTTGAAAAACACACAGACAAATATGCAGCAGAACTACTCGCGTTAAAGTGCTTTGTCCCTGCTAACGCTTATGGTCTGGAGGTCGGTGTTGGTTCAGGTAAATTCGCTGATCCTTTGGGAATTAAAATCGGCGTTGAACCTTCACCTAAAATGGCAGATAAAGCGAGGAAATTGGGAATACAGGTTCTATCGGGTATCGCTGAGGACCTACCCATCCAGAACAGTACTTTTGATTTTGTGTTAATGGTGACCACGATATGCTTTGTTGATGATCTTAAAAAATCTTTTCAGGAAGCATTCCGTGTGTTAAAAAAAGACGGTTTCATTCTTATCGGGTTTATTGATAAAGACAGTGAATTAGGACAAGTATATAGAGCTAATAAAGTTAAAAGCCATTTTTATAATATTGCCGAATTCTTCTCAACACAGGAAGTTTTAGCCTGTTTAAAAGAGTCCGGATTTGGGAATTTTGAGACTAAGCAAACCATTTTCCCAGGAAAAGATACGCAACGCATTGAGGATGGTTTTGGAACAGGGTCTTTTGTGGTTATAAAAGGGTTTAAGATCAATAAGGCATCTAAGTAG
- a CDS encoding damage-control phosphatase ARMT1 family protein: MKTYLDCYPCLLRQALSAARRAGASENQQHSILLKTMEELSAFPSNSTPPQLAYKIHQQVQQLTNNIDPYRDDKDQATQQALALYPELKKKVSVASDPLEMAVRIAIAGNIIDLGVSESYDLDATLKRVLTQAFAINDLVPLRRTLALSKSVFYLADNAGETVFDRVLIESLDLPVSYVVKAGPIINDATYEDAVAAGIDQVAEIIDNGSNAPGTLLDQCSDVFRKRFAQADLIIAKGQANYESLSDSSAPIFFLLQAKCNVIARDLGITEGGTVLKQQEMNSSNTGVFS; the protein is encoded by the coding sequence ATGAAAACCTATCTCGATTGTTACCCTTGTTTACTGAGACAGGCATTGAGTGCCGCCCGTCGCGCTGGTGCTTCTGAAAATCAGCAACACAGTATATTGCTTAAGACGATGGAAGAGCTGAGTGCTTTTCCGTCCAACTCCACTCCCCCGCAATTGGCCTACAAAATCCACCAACAAGTTCAGCAGCTAACTAACAATATTGATCCCTATAGAGATGATAAGGACCAAGCCACCCAACAGGCACTAGCACTCTATCCTGAGCTGAAGAAAAAGGTCAGCGTAGCATCAGACCCTCTTGAAATGGCCGTTCGTATTGCTATTGCAGGCAATATTATAGATCTTGGGGTTAGCGAGAGCTATGATCTGGATGCAACATTGAAGCGTGTTTTGACGCAAGCATTTGCTATTAACGATTTAGTCCCATTACGTCGTACTTTAGCTCTAAGCAAATCTGTATTCTATTTAGCAGACAATGCAGGTGAAACGGTGTTTGACCGGGTACTGATCGAAAGCCTTGATCTTCCTGTAAGCTATGTGGTCAAGGCCGGCCCGATTATAAACGATGCAACCTATGAAGATGCAGTTGCCGCCGGTATCGATCAGGTAGCAGAGATTATCGATAATGGTTCAAATGCTCCAGGTACTTTGCTGGATCAATGTTCAGACGTTTTCCGCAAACGCTTTGCACAGGCTGATCTAATTATCGCCAAAGGTCAGGCAAACTATGAAAGTCTAAGCGATAGTTCAGCTCCAATATTCTTTCTGCTGCAGGCTAAATGCAACGTGATTGCCCGAGATCTCGGAATTACCGAGGGAGGTACGGTGTTGAAACAGCAAGAAATGAACTCGTCCAACACAGGAGTATTCTCCTAA
- a CDS encoding ferritin family protein — protein MRFEQVRDILGHAREFHKYLGEFYQNLVEQEEAARIKMLLEYLGRHEKFLEQGIASFEENASEQVLDTWFQFTQDKATLKLPNGNNIKSNMSVEDVIRMGLELDNCLIKLYKDAAEESEVPEVKEVFNNLLKMEQEEEHHLVRAALDSRDI, from the coding sequence ATGAGATTTGAACAGGTTCGCGATATCCTGGGTCATGCCAGAGAATTTCATAAATATTTAGGTGAGTTTTATCAAAATCTTGTCGAACAGGAAGAAGCTGCAAGAATCAAGATGTTGCTCGAGTACTTAGGCAGGCATGAAAAGTTTCTTGAACAGGGAATTGCGAGCTTTGAGGAAAATGCCTCAGAACAAGTCCTTGATACCTGGTTTCAATTTACTCAAGATAAAGCAACACTTAAGCTTCCCAATGGTAATAATATAAAGTCTAATATGTCTGTGGAAGATGTGATTCGTATGGGATTAGAGCTAGATAATTGTTTAATCAAGCTGTATAAAGATGCGGCTGAAGAATCAGAAGTGCCTGAAGTAAAAGAGGTGTTTAATAATCTCTTGAAAATGGAACAAGAGGAAGAGCACCATCTCGTGAGGGCGGCTTTGGATTCAAGGGATATATAG
- the nifJ gene encoding pyruvate:ferredoxin (flavodoxin) oxidoreductase has translation MSKQLMLTIDGNQAAAIVAHKLNEVIAIYPITPASPMGEAADEWSSRGQTNLWGTVPEIIEMQSEAGAAGAIHGALQAGALATTFTASQGLLLMLPNMYKIAGELTPTVFHIASRSLACQALSIFGDHSDMMAARMTGFAMVSSNSPQEVMDLALIATAASLEGRLPILHFFDGFRTSHEIAKIKTFDNDVYRVMIDNEWVKAHHSRGLSPEHPVLRGSSQNPDVYFQARESVNSYYANMPALMQNTMDRFARLTGRHYHLFDYIGAPSAERVIILMGSGAETVEETVEYLVRQGESIGAVKVRLYRPFSTEALIAALPSSCTSIAVLDRTKEPGADGEPLYKDVVTAIAQYFCSSDCKFANMPRMIGGRYGLSSKEFTPAMVKAVFDHLNQAKQKNPFTIGIYDDISHHSLDWDEDFRTDVHNNTIQAVFFGLGSDGTVSANKNSIKIIGENTDLHAQGYFVYDSKKSGAVTISHLRFGSAPIHSTYLIADNDANFVACHQPVFLERYDMLDLATEGAVFLLNSPADCETVWDTLPKKMQQQIIDKQIKFYCIDAYAVAEKTGMGKRINTIMQTCFFAISGILSKDEAILAIKQAVEKTYGRKNKRMVKLNFQAIDETLACLHNIEIPLQVSSDIELLSPVPESAPEFVRKVTAEIIAGHGNTLPVSLFPADGSYPLGTSAYEKRNLALEIPVWETDLCTQCGKCVMVCPHAVIRSKIFPANEMADAPQTFKHTPMLGKDFPEGMEISYQVAPEDCTGCALCVDICPIRDKSNASRKALNMFQQPPLKQQEMKNWDYFLSLPEYDRRLLKSTTIKGSMVMQPLFEFSGACAGCGETPYLKLASQLFGDRMVVANATGCSSIYGGNLPTTPWTKNSEGRGPAWNNSLFEDNAEFGLGIRVAIDKHSEQAFELLQQLKPYIDKELIEAIINADQSGETGLYEQRQRVASLRQQLQTIDTPIGAQLSQLAEDLCKKSVWIVGGDGWAYDIGYGGLDHVLASGRNVNILVLDTEVYSNTGGQTSKATPRGAVAKFSASGKPTAKKDLALLAMDYENVYVAHVAYAGKDTQTLRAFLEAEAHSGPSLIIAYSPCIAHGIDLSNNHQQQQLAVKSGHWPLFRYDPNRIKQGKNPMHLDSAPPSIPYQDFIRTEARFDMLWQTHPEDAEKFLAQAQRDVNHRYHYYHQLAELDWSDSTSVAAVKALYKHAIEEV, from the coding sequence ATGTCAAAACAATTAATGTTAACAATAGATGGTAATCAGGCAGCTGCTATCGTCGCCCATAAACTTAACGAAGTTATCGCCATTTATCCGATTACCCCCGCATCCCCAATGGGTGAAGCTGCTGATGAATGGTCATCACGTGGTCAAACAAATCTCTGGGGAACGGTACCGGAAATCATTGAAATGCAATCTGAAGCAGGTGCAGCAGGGGCCATACATGGTGCGTTACAGGCTGGCGCACTGGCTACCACCTTTACTGCTTCACAAGGTTTGCTGTTAATGCTGCCCAACATGTACAAAATTGCTGGCGAATTAACACCAACAGTATTTCATATTGCATCGCGGTCTTTGGCCTGTCAGGCCTTATCGATTTTTGGTGATCACAGTGATATGATGGCCGCAAGAATGACTGGCTTTGCCATGGTTTCTTCCAACTCACCGCAGGAGGTGATGGATCTCGCATTAATTGCTACTGCAGCCAGTCTGGAAGGGCGCTTACCGATATTGCATTTTTTTGATGGTTTCAGAACTTCTCATGAAATTGCAAAAATCAAAACTTTTGATAACGATGTCTATCGGGTTATGATCGATAATGAGTGGGTAAAAGCGCACCATAGTCGTGGTTTATCACCTGAACATCCTGTTTTACGTGGCAGTTCACAAAATCCAGATGTTTATTTTCAGGCGCGTGAATCAGTCAATTCATATTACGCTAACATGCCTGCCTTAATGCAGAACACCATGGATCGTTTTGCCAGACTGACGGGTCGGCACTATCATTTATTTGATTACATTGGTGCTCCTAGCGCCGAACGGGTCATCATTTTGATGGGTTCAGGTGCTGAAACAGTCGAAGAAACGGTCGAATATCTGGTTAGACAAGGTGAATCTATTGGTGCAGTAAAGGTCAGGTTGTACCGACCTTTTTCGACAGAAGCATTGATCGCAGCCCTTCCATCCAGTTGCACCAGCATTGCTGTATTGGATCGCACTAAAGAGCCAGGTGCAGATGGCGAACCTTTATATAAAGATGTAGTGACTGCTATTGCCCAATATTTTTGTTCGTCAGACTGTAAATTTGCCAATATGCCACGGATGATAGGGGGACGTTATGGTCTGTCATCCAAAGAATTTACACCCGCAATGGTCAAAGCAGTTTTTGATCACCTCAACCAAGCTAAGCAGAAAAATCCCTTCACGATTGGTATTTATGATGATATCAGCCATCATAGCCTGGACTGGGATGAAGATTTTCGTACTGATGTACACAATAACACTATTCAAGCGGTATTTTTTGGGTTAGGTAGTGATGGTACAGTTAGCGCCAATAAGAACAGTATCAAGATCATTGGTGAAAACACAGACTTGCATGCACAAGGCTATTTTGTTTATGACTCAAAAAAATCGGGCGCTGTTACCATTTCTCACTTGCGATTTGGCTCTGCACCAATTCATTCCACTTATCTTATTGCTGACAATGATGCCAATTTTGTCGCCTGTCACCAACCCGTATTTCTCGAACGTTATGATATGCTTGATCTGGCTACAGAAGGCGCTGTATTTCTGCTGAATTCCCCTGCTGATTGTGAAACAGTTTGGGACACTTTACCCAAAAAAATGCAGCAACAAATCATTGATAAACAGATCAAGTTTTATTGTATCGATGCCTATGCGGTTGCAGAAAAAACTGGGATGGGCAAACGTATTAATACCATTATGCAAACCTGCTTTTTTGCAATTTCAGGTATATTGTCCAAGGATGAAGCTATTCTAGCCATCAAACAAGCGGTTGAAAAAACCTATGGCAGAAAAAATAAACGTATGGTAAAGCTGAATTTTCAGGCCATTGATGAAACTTTAGCCTGTTTACACAACATTGAAATTCCACTACAGGTATCCAGTGACATTGAACTGCTTTCTCCCGTTCCTGAATCTGCACCAGAATTTGTTCGCAAAGTCACAGCAGAAATCATAGCCGGTCATGGAAATACGCTTCCGGTCAGTTTATTTCCAGCAGATGGTTCTTATCCTTTAGGTACCAGTGCTTACGAAAAACGTAATCTGGCACTTGAAATTCCGGTTTGGGAAACTGATCTATGTACTCAATGTGGCAAATGCGTGATGGTCTGCCCGCATGCCGTTATCCGTAGTAAAATTTTCCCGGCAAACGAAATGGCAGATGCGCCACAAACATTTAAACATACGCCTATGCTGGGCAAGGATTTCCCGGAAGGCATGGAAATAAGTTATCAGGTTGCACCTGAGGACTGTACTGGCTGTGCATTGTGTGTAGATATTTGTCCAATCCGCGATAAATCAAATGCCAGTCGCAAAGCACTCAATATGTTTCAGCAGCCACCACTGAAACAGCAAGAAATGAAAAACTGGGATTATTTCCTGTCACTACCAGAGTATGATCGTCGTCTGCTCAAGTCGACAACCATCAAAGGCTCAATGGTGATGCAACCATTGTTTGAATTTTCAGGGGCTTGTGCTGGTTGTGGTGAAACGCCCTACCTGAAACTGGCTAGCCAGTTATTTGGTGATCGTATGGTGGTGGCGAATGCCACCGGTTGTTCCTCCATTTATGGCGGTAATCTGCCAACGACCCCCTGGACCAAAAATAGTGAAGGTCGAGGGCCAGCCTGGAATAATTCGTTATTTGAAGATAATGCCGAATTTGGTTTGGGCATTCGAGTCGCTATTGATAAACATTCAGAACAGGCATTTGAATTATTACAACAGCTCAAACCATACATAGATAAGGAATTGATTGAAGCAATTATCAATGCTGACCAATCTGGTGAAACCGGTCTTTATGAACAGCGACAACGCGTTGCCAGCTTACGCCAACAATTGCAGACTATTGATACGCCTATTGGCGCTCAGCTGTCACAACTAGCTGAAGATCTTTGCAAAAAAAGCGTGTGGATCGTAGGTGGTGATGGTTGGGCTTATGATATTGGTTATGGTGGCCTGGATCATGTACTGGCCAGTGGCCGCAATGTCAATATTCTGGTACTGGATACTGAAGTCTATTCTAATACCGGGGGCCAGACATCCAAAGCCACCCCACGTGGTGCCGTTGCAAAATTCTCTGCTAGCGGAAAACCAACAGCCAAAAAAGATCTTGCCCTACTCGCCATGGATTATGAAAACGTTTATGTCGCTCACGTTGCCTACGCAGGCAAAGACACCCAGACACTACGCGCTTTTCTGGAAGCTGAAGCACATAGCGGCCCATCATTGATTATTGCCTACTCACCGTGTATCGCTCACGGCATAGATTTATCCAATAATCACCAGCAACAACAACTGGCAGTTAAAAGTGGTCATTGGCCTCTGTTCCGTTATGATCCCAATCGTATTAAACAGGGCAAAAATCCGATGCATCTTGATTCAGCTCCACCCTCCATTCCATACCAGGACTTTATCCGTACAGAAGCACGCTTTGATATGCTCTGGCAGACTCACCCTGAAGATGCTGAAAAATTTCTGGCTCAGGCACAACGTGATGTTAATCATCGTTATCACTATTATCATCAACTAGCTGAACTGGACTGGTCTGACAGTACCAGTGTTGCAGCCGTCAAGGCCTTATACAAACATGCCATTGAGGAGGTTTAA
- a CDS encoding YkoF family thiamine/hydroxymethylpyrimidine-binding protein has translation MMIQAEVSLYPLKELDIATDINDFLNQLKSTGLDVEFGRMSSIVSGELPQVFDGLKEAFQKIADKKQSVLIIKVSNACPLPKQKR, from the coding sequence ATGATGATCCAGGCAGAAGTTAGTCTTTATCCTCTAAAAGAGTTGGATATTGCCACAGACATTAATGATTTTCTCAATCAGCTAAAGAGCACAGGTCTTGATGTGGAATTTGGACGAATGAGTTCAATCGTATCAGGAGAACTTCCACAGGTGTTTGATGGATTGAAGGAGGCTTTTCAAAAAATTGCTGACAAAAAGCAGTCTGTATTGATCATTAAGGTTTCAAATGCCTGCCCATTGCCTAAACAAAAAAGATAA
- a CDS encoding metal ABC transporter ATP-binding protein, which translates to MLNENTVLTVSKLQVAYEGEQIINDLSFTVKKKDILIFLGPNGAGKTTLLRALQNLLPYQGSVSWNAQKISYLPPQEFLQRQNLPPLSIEEFYAFKTSDSNVIKSMIAEVGLNESLLSHQFNELSTGQFQRMLIGWALLDNPEVLILDEPTSGIDIGGEETIYSLLHKFWQNQNLTILLVTHDLNIVWEYATQVICLNKQQTCMGKPDEVLTPEQLKTLYGTGIKFYKHQHR; encoded by the coding sequence ATGCTTAATGAAAATACCGTATTAACAGTTAGTAAGCTTCAAGTAGCGTATGAAGGCGAACAGATTATCAATGATCTTTCCTTTACTGTTAAGAAAAAGGATATTCTGATATTTCTTGGACCGAATGGCGCTGGAAAGACCACTTTACTCAGAGCATTACAGAACTTACTGCCCTATCAGGGTTCAGTCTCATGGAATGCTCAGAAAATCAGTTACCTGCCACCACAAGAGTTCCTGCAACGACAAAACCTTCCCCCCTTAAGTATTGAAGAGTTCTATGCCTTTAAAACGTCGGATTCAAATGTTATCAAGTCGATGATTGCTGAAGTCGGGCTAAATGAGAGCCTTTTAAGCCATCAATTCAACGAGCTTTCAACCGGGCAGTTTCAACGTATGCTGATTGGCTGGGCATTGCTGGATAACCCGGAGGTCTTAATTCTGGACGAGCCGACTTCAGGCATAGACATCGGCGGTGAAGAAACCATTTACAGCCTGTTGCATAAATTCTGGCAAAATCAGAACTTGACTATTTTACTGGTCACGCATGATTTGAATATTGTCTGGGAATATGCAACTCAGGTAATCTGTTTGAACAAACAACAAACGTGTATGGGGAAACCGGATGAGGTACTGACACCCGAACAATTGAAAACGCTATACGGTACCGGTATTAAGTTTTACAAGCACCAGCACAGGTAA
- a CDS encoding MBL fold metallo-hydrolase, with protein sequence MPIEIIGAESLGVRGLCCLVTTKTHRVVIDPGVALGYFRHGLLPHPCQIVIGARVRRRIIEALSQATDVIFSHMHGDHVPLIHANPYQLSIQHLPAEFQNLSCWSLSPKNLSSPRMQQRYYDLKNLLGDNLQTAENSSQALLSFSQPVPHGIKNSPFGSVMMSRIDMGNKIFVHASDIQLLDEETIHYIIEWQPGIVFVAGPPLYLSVLTEYQRHLAWNNALHLCKNIDVVILDHHLMRSESGLDWLDALSKQSGKRIYCAADFMNRPRWLLEARRSQLYQKIPVPTGWHDEFAAHRADPEEYFDATLL encoded by the coding sequence ATGCCTATCGAAATTATTGGGGCAGAATCGCTCGGTGTTCGCGGTCTATGTTGTCTGGTTACGACAAAGACGCATCGAGTCGTCATTGATCCAGGCGTTGCTCTTGGATATTTTCGTCATGGGTTATTACCCCATCCCTGCCAAATCGTAATTGGAGCGCGGGTACGCCGGCGTATTATTGAGGCACTGAGTCAGGCCACGGATGTTATCTTCAGTCACATGCATGGTGACCATGTGCCGCTGATACATGCCAATCCTTATCAGCTTTCGATTCAACATCTGCCGGCTGAATTTCAAAACTTATCCTGCTGGAGCTTATCACCCAAAAACTTGTCGTCACCAAGAATGCAACAGCGCTACTATGATCTTAAAAACCTGTTAGGGGATAATTTACAAACTGCGGAAAACAGTAGCCAGGCGCTCTTATCTTTTTCTCAGCCAGTTCCGCATGGTATAAAAAACAGCCCATTTGGCAGTGTGATGATGAGCCGGATTGATATGGGCAATAAAATATTTGTCCATGCCTCTGACATCCAGCTTCTTGATGAGGAAACCATTCATTATATTATCGAGTGGCAGCCTGGTATAGTATTCGTTGCAGGGCCACCGCTATACTTGTCAGTGCTGACAGAATATCAACGCCATCTCGCGTGGAATAATGCATTGCATCTGTGTAAAAATATTGATGTCGTTATTCTTGATCATCATCTGATGCGCAGTGAAAGTGGCCTGGATTGGTTGGACGCACTATCGAAACAATCAGGAAAGAGGATTTATTGTGCAGCGGATTTTATGAACAGACCCCGCTGGCTACTTGAAGCGCGCAGATCTCAGTTATACCAGAAAATCCCAGTTCCAACAGGCTGGCATGATGAATTCGCTGCACATCGAGCAGATCCTGAAGAATATTTTGATGCTACACTGTTATGA
- a CDS encoding metal ABC transporter permease, translating to MTTKILLALIMSGTIGAIAGYLGSLMLSKRMALMGGALGHLTLPGVALALLYDFDVSVGATLFLAFGVLIIWLLEQKTRLHLEALTAVVFSASLATAFLFLPKEEIDIALLGDVSQITQATVLITVIISIILFFTVKKIYSSMVLASISSDLAQTSGVNLKLYNALYLLCIAVTVALGVRIVGGLMTAALLAIPACTAKNISSNLSQYTVISTITGSLACILGVVAYAILDIPAGPLIIIASALLFLISVFKQKH from the coding sequence ATGACAACAAAAATTTTGCTTGCCTTGATTATGAGTGGAACAATTGGAGCCATTGCAGGTTATTTAGGTTCTCTGATGCTGTCTAAACGGATGGCTTTAATGGGAGGTGCGCTTGGTCATCTGACCCTGCCAGGAGTTGCTCTGGCACTACTGTATGATTTTGATGTTTCAGTCGGGGCAACTCTGTTTCTGGCTTTTGGTGTATTGATTATATGGCTGCTAGAACAGAAAACCCGATTACACCTTGAGGCGCTAACGGCCGTGGTTTTTTCTGCCTCGCTAGCGACTGCTTTTCTGTTTCTGCCAAAAGAAGAAATTGATATCGCTTTACTGGGTGATGTGTCACAGATAACCCAGGCTACTGTGCTAATCACTGTTATTATTTCAATAATACTATTTTTCACCGTCAAAAAGATATACTCCAGTATGGTATTGGCCAGTATCTCCAGTGATTTAGCGCAAACTAGCGGAGTTAATCTTAAGCTTTATAATGCTTTATATTTGCTTTGTATCGCCGTGACAGTGGCCTTAGGAGTGCGCATCGTTGGCGGATTGATGACCGCAGCATTATTGGCAATCCCCGCATGCACTGCAAAAAATATCAGTAGTAATTTATCTCAATATACAGTTATCAGCACAATTACAGGCAGTCTTGCCTGTATTCTGGGCGTTGTCGCTTATGCTATTTTAGATATACCCGCTGGACCCTTGATTATTATTGCCAGTGCACTTTTATTCCTGATTTCGGTTTTTAAACAGAAACACTGA
- a CDS encoding dihydroorotate dehydrogenase-like protein, whose product MMDLSTHYLGLKLINPLVPSASPLSKDLNAARQLEDAGASALVMHSLFEERIESEARRNDRFFHQQAIGHAEADSFHPLHFDYDSYQDRYLEKLHQLKEQLGIPVIASLNGTTPGGWIEYGKSIQQAGADALELNVYNIAADIELNAQAIEDQYLNVLIELRRHVSIPITMKLSSQFSSPLHFIRKLEQAGATGVALFNRFYQPDIDLETLLITPKIHLSTSSETLLRIRWVALLYGRVNLSIAVTGGFHTVEDIIKALLAGADVTHLCSVLLEKGPQHLKQLLEELNTWLEQHEYESIQQLKGSLSQQHAINPADYERANYIEVLDSYTSSSGVLR is encoded by the coding sequence ATGATGGACTTAAGCACGCACTATCTTGGTTTAAAACTTATTAATCCACTGGTTCCTTCTGCTTCGCCTTTAAGCAAAGATTTGAACGCAGCCAGACAACTGGAAGATGCCGGCGCTTCCGCCTTGGTCATGCACTCATTATTTGAAGAACGTATTGAGTCTGAAGCCAGGCGAAATGACCGATTTTTTCACCAACAGGCTATTGGTCATGCCGAAGCAGACAGCTTCCACCCGCTTCATTTTGACTATGACAGCTATCAGGATCGTTATCTGGAAAAATTACATCAGCTAAAAGAGCAACTTGGTATTCCAGTTATCGCAAGTCTCAATGGTACTACGCCAGGAGGTTGGATTGAATATGGAAAGTCTATACAGCAGGCTGGTGCAGATGCACTTGAGCTTAACGTCTATAACATTGCTGCTGATATTGAATTGAATGCTCAGGCTATTGAAGACCAGTATCTAAATGTATTAATTGAATTGCGTCGCCATGTTTCCATCCCCATTACCATGAAACTGTCATCCCAGTTCAGCTCTCCACTACATTTTATTCGCAAACTGGAACAAGCAGGCGCTACTGGTGTTGCGTTGTTTAATCGTTTTTACCAACCCGATATAGATCTGGAAACCTTGCTGATCACTCCTAAAATACACTTGTCCACATCATCTGAAACATTATTACGCATTCGCTGGGTTGCCTTGCTTTATGGTCGGGTGAATCTGTCCATTGCTGTTACGGGAGGGTTTCATACCGTTGAAGATATCATTAAAGCCCTGCTTGCCGGTGCCGATGTCACTCATCTATGTAGCGTATTGCTGGAAAAAGGTCCGCAACATCTTAAGCAATTGCTAGAAGAACTAAACACTTGGCTTGAACAGCATGAATATGAATCCATACAGCAGCTAAAAGGTAGCCTCAGCCAGCAACATGCCATTAACCCTGCTGATTATGAACGAGCAAATTACATTGAAGTACTGGATAGTTATACCTCATCCAGCGGTGTATTAAGATAA
- a CDS encoding FeoA domain-containing protein, whose product MARRLVQIGILSGSRLRVIWLALFGKTLQVSIDQGQYFALQNEEVNVLDCEMVTMPLFWKVLTHR is encoded by the coding sequence ATAGCCCGGCGACTTGTTCAAATAGGTATATTATCAGGCTCCAGGCTCAGAGTCATTTGGCTTGCGCTCTTTGGAAAAACTTTGCAGGTCTCTATTGATCAAGGGCAGTATTTTGCCCTACAAAATGAGGAAGTCAATGTCCTGGATTGTGAGATGGTGACGATGCCTTTGTTCTGGAAAGTGTTGACGCATCGATGA